Part of the Odocoileus virginianus isolate 20LAN1187 ecotype Illinois chromosome 9, Ovbor_1.2, whole genome shotgun sequence genome, GTAGAAATATGGGACCTGGCTAAACTAAAATGGTTCATGGAAAAGTCTGACTATGGATGCTATGGCTAGAAATCTGGACTAAAAAATAGAAGAACACCAAGCTGTTGAAATATAGAATGAAGACATCACAGGCATTAATTATATATTGAAAGAAACAAGATGCCCCAAGCTGGTATCTTGGTCTATTTGCCAGTGAATTGGCTTTCAGGTTTAGGGGACATGGTCTTTTGCTACATTTGTGCCTAGGATTTGGGATCCCTCTGTTTAGGGATAACAGCATCTGAGAAGAAGGTGAGAATCAGTGATGACACACACCCAAGTGTGCACCTCCAAACTCACTGTATTTTCCCAGCAGATGTTTCCACAGTAGGTCCAGCAGCATGTGTGATTTATTTCTACACATCTAAAGCTTCTAGAACACCTCTTGCTACAGTCTCGGATGGTTGGCTGTCCCCAGCACTCCTCAAGGAACAATTCCCCCCTGAAAATGAGATGAGATGGTAAGACATTGATGGGGCCATATAGACAAGTGTGGGGAGGAAAGTCCTTCATAAGCTTAACAGTTTATGTTAAGCTAGAGGGCCCCTCTAGGGGCTCCTCCTAGAATCCTGGCCCCAAGTCCCCACCAAAGTACCTATCTTCTAAGAAAAATCCCCTTCGTTAGCCTCCTCATTGTATTTTCACTGACCCCATCGCATCTTCACTAACCTCTTAGACTTCTCTGCTCCCCAAGTCCTATAGTGTTGCAGACTTCTGGGTCCTCTTTGAGCATCCTAGAGATAGGACTCCATATACTCCCAGCATTCATATGCCCTCCTATAACAGTTACATCTTTATAATGGGAGATCTCAGAGTCTGAGATAACCTCTACCCTCGTTATCACACCTATTTCATAGCATGGGAAACTAGACCAGGTAGAGTAAGGAATAGATTTGCCTCACTTTCTTCCCCTCCTTGCTGACCCTGCCTTTAATGTAACTCAGcctcaggacttctctggtggtccagtggttaagaatctgccttccaatgcaggggacatgagtttgatccctggttggggaactaagatcccacatacttcaGGGCAACTAaatctgcatgccacaactggagaaaaaaaaaaaaatcatcccatttaaaaaaaagtgaagtaaTTCAGCCTCTCTCcaaattcttctctctctcatctcaTCTTCTGGGCCCCCTCCgttgatttcattttctcatcaTATGGCCCCCAACATTGCTCCACTAAAGACCCATCTCATGtctcttttccatctttttacaTTCTGAAATATCCTACCAATGGTTGGCTTTAACTCAAGCAGTCGTTCCATTGCATTGGACTTCTGAAATATCCTTCCACTAAATTAAGGGTATATATCAAGAAATGCCATTTGGTAATCATCAATGTGCACACAGTTAGAACACAGCGCTTCTGGAAGAATGGGAAAATATGGTAGCTCTGGACTGGTGCCCCCTCTCCTCTGAGATAGCCTGACATGGGAAAATATCATATCCTTATAATTTATGGAATGTATCTAAAAGCTGACAGATACTCATTGATACTTTTAAGGTTGGAAGAAGAAACATTGAAGGATCTCAGCTTGGGAATTTCTTGGATCTCTGTCTATTGAAAAGTATTTATACACAAATGCTCCGACAGGTGATCCAGGGAAGTGAGTCCTGGGTCAGATGCATTAGGCACAATACTTCTTCATTTGTCCAGAAATAAGCACAGCCCCGTCATGCCCTTTTGACCCTCAATCCAGCCTCATCACCTGTTATATCTTTCCTTCACTCCTCCCAGCACAGACAGTAGAAACATACAGAGGAACATCATGAGGAGAGGTGTCCAGAACTTCATGATGCTGACCATATATATACGTCTGAATAGGTGTTGTCAGGAGTTCTTTCCGTCCCAGTTGCTGCTAGAGatcaaaagacacaaataaagaGAGCTGGGAAGCAAGAGGAAATTCTCATGGAATTTCTTTACACTCTGTCCTCTAATTATTCTTCCTTGCCTTCCACCACCCAACCACAGGTATAAACCAATTCTGGATGTTGACTTTGCTAAAAGGTATCTCTCCATCTCAAGTTTCATGCCTTCCTTTTGCaggaaaacctttttttttttttaatgtgctatcttcCCTTGATTAAAAAATAGCTCAAGGgattcctggtagtccagtggttatgaatctgcctgccaacacaggggacatgggttcgattcctgctctggggagatcccacatgctgcagggcaattaagcccatgtgccacaactactgagccaccactCTAGAGCTTgagtgccacaaatactgaagtcTACATGCCTAGAGCaagtgctccccaacaagagaagccaccatgctgagaagcccacacactgcaactagagaaagccagcacacagcagcgaagaccaaatgcagtgaaataaataaataaatctttaaaataatgataattcaaATTTAGCTTACAAAACAAGCTTCATGCCTTCCTTTTgcaagaaaatctttttttttttttttttttgcacgtgTGTGTTATTTTcccttgattaaaaaaatgactcagggtcttccccggtggtccagtggttaggaatcagccttccaatgcagggaacttgggtttgatccctggtcaggaaactaactCACAtagcacaactagagagcccataaACTGCAACAAAAGATGAGCGTGGTGCAACTGAGACCcaataccaaataaataaatagaatattttttaaaagaaaaaaaaaagaaagtgagtggTCAGGGAAAGATATCATAGTAAACTAGCTATAAAAGAGATGGATTCAGCCAGATCAAGACAACCACAAGTGAGCAACTCCCATCAGTTGGGTGGGGGAAAACTCAAGCTATGAAACCACCCATGACAGTCAACTTGAAGCAGTACTAAGTCCAGAAAGTACAGACTTCAAGAGTGCAACACTGCCCCCCAGAAAGAGCTGTCCTGACTCCTTTATTCTTGCTCCCACCTCCAAAATGGCTCTTAGCTACCTTCGGGagtagaggaaagagagaggaaactgCCTACTCTCTTTCTAGGTGTGGAGGGAACAACCATTTTAATTCAAGCTTAGTGTTTCAGCTGTTGCAACCCAAGCAACAAATGTTTCAACCCAAGCCCAACTATTGCTTCGGCTTagacttttttctaaatttattatattatattttgaaaaatctaaTAATATGTTACTggcatataatataatatattatattttaagtttaaacaGTGACTAGAAAAGTCTAGTTCTATACCCAAGCTCTCATACAGAACCAGGAAATGAAGTAGCTCTTCTGGATATATTTAAATGGGACAAAGGACAAGACTTTCAACATGTTACTAGTAACATTCCCAATGAATATTGATGTTTTGTGTACCAGTAACACAgatcattggagaaggcaatggcaccccactccagtactcttgcctggaaaatcccatggacggaggagcctggtgggctgcagtccgtgagatcgcgaagagtcgggcatgactaagcgacttcactttcacttttcactttcatgcgttggagaaggaaatggcaacccactccagtgttcttgcctggagaatcccagggacggcggaacctggtgggctgccgtctatggggtcgcacagagtcggacacgactgaagcgacttagcagcagcagcagcaacacagaTCATTAATATTTTCCCATGGATCATAAGACATCTGAAAATTTGTGACTTCTCTTCCTTAGGGGGTAAAAATATCATTGGAAACCCCCTTGCAACTGAAATTTGGTTAAATGCATTTGTAGATGTGGAGGTCCTTGGACAAAGGATACTGCCTGTTTGTGTGATTCTcaaacacagactcacagacttggagaaggaacttatggttaccaggggggaatagctagggagtttgggattgacggatacacactgctatatttaaagtggaagaacttccctgggggtccagtgtttaagatCCCTCGATTCCAGTGCAGAGGGGCGCAggttggatccccaggctgggaactaagaccccgtTTGCCCCACATGCCTCATGCTGTGGCCAgagattgttttttttaatttttaaaaattaacactgataaccaacaaggacctactgtatagcacagggaactctgctcaatattatgcaacaatgggaaaagaatttgaaaaagcatttttaaaaaataaaagaaaagagaggtaggatgaattgggagattgggattgataaatatactaatatatatacagatacatgtataaatgtataaaacagatgactaaGGAGACCCTACTGAAAAGTACAAGGCACTCTACTCcaggctctgtggtgacctaaatgatcTGAATGGAATAAAGagctgtacatatatacatatatatatatatatagttgatgtACTTTGATGAACAgaagaaactaacgcaacattgtaaagtgactatacctcaaatttttttaagtacaatttAATGTTATCAATAACAGCTGCGGTTTCTCATACCCttaaagagttagacataaagGAACCTAGAGACACATAActctaaaatgtttaattatattaaaaaaattggtTTATTTTACCAACAGGATATACATCCTGTCTTATCACTAGGAGGGAAATTCTCTCCCACTTGACACCACACTGAAAACTGTCAGTGTGGTATAGACAGTAAATTCCTGTGACTCTCTGTCTCTGGAGTCAGAGATTCAAATTCCTGTGAATTCCCAACCCCAACATGCCTCATTTAATATAAGCTATGTGTTTGGCTAATCATCTAATTTCTCAAAGACTCAGTTTCCCTGGATGTattattcttgggctccaaaatcactgtagatggtgactgcagccatgaagttaaaagatgttttctccttggaggaaaagctagaCAGCAATAGACAGCAatagacaaacctagacagcatattaaaaagcagagacatcactttgctgacaaaggtctgtatagtcaaagctatggcttttccagtaaatggatgtgagagttggaccataaagaaggctgagcgtgaaaaactgatgcttttgaactgtggtgttggagaagactcttgagagtcccttggactgacaAAGAGATCAAAagagttaatcctaaaggaaatcaatcttgaatgttcattggaaggactcatgctgaagttgaagcttcaatagtttggctacctgatgcaaagagctgactcactggaaaagatcctgatgctggaaaagatccaaggcaggaggagaaggagatgacagaggatgagatggttggatggcatcaccgactcaatggacatgagtttgagctagctccgggagatggtgaaggaccaggaagcctggcatgcttctgtggggttgcaaagagtctgacatgactgagcgactgaacaatatgCGGATGATATATCCACATAGCAAGCGTTGACTGTATGAAGCACTagcaaaaaaatttaagttttaaaaattaaaaaataaagcctcttgGCATAtgttacaaattataaaataggaaaagatagaaaatttgagggatttccctggtggtccagtggcagaCTTTGCCTTCTGATGCAAAGGGGtttggattcagtccctggttgtggagctagatcccacaggccttgtggccaaaaaatcaaaacataaataaaagaagcaatattgtaacaaattcaataaaaatacttttaaaaaatggtccacataaaaaaaaatctgttaaaaaataataaaataaaaattgaggcaCATAGACTGTTAGCTGGGTTGCCTTTAACTTCTAAAAATCTGTTATTTGGAAATGATTTCAAAATTACAAGAGTAAGGCTAGTCAAAGAACTTCTACATACTATTTACTCAGATTCACCTATTTTAAGAATTTACCCcaattgctttctctctctctagcatgtgtgtgtgtgtgtgtgtgtgtgtgtgtatatatatagctgaaccATTTGAGGGTAAGTAGATacattattggagaaggcaatggcaccccactccagtactcttgcctggaaaatcccatggatggaggagcctggtgggctgcagtccatgaggtcactaagagtcggacacgactgagcgacttcactttcatttttttctttcatgcgctcgagaaggaaatggcaacccactccagtgttcttgcctggagaatcccagggacgggggagcctggtgggctgccgtctatggggtcgcacagagtcagacatgactgaagtgacttagcagcagcagcagataaatAATGGTCCTTTTTTAGGAATAATACTTCAATGAGTATTAACAATAGGAACATTCTCTTCTGTgatcacagtacaactctcagcTTCACTAAAATTAACATTTCTAAAATCTTTTAATCGAATCTACCATCAGTATCCCACTGTGTAAATTCACCCAACAATGCCCTTTGTCTTTTATGAGGTTGAAATTTTTGACGACGctaaacaattttttcttttaattaaacattCCTCATGTGGGGTTTGTTTCTAATTTCTTCATGATTAGGTGCAGGTCACACGTTCTCCCTGAGACTACTCTGAAGACAATACATAATGGCCTATGTATTGCAGACAATACATAGTGTCCTGTGTATTGTAGACTGTACATAGTGACACAGTGTCCATCTGTCTCATCTTTCTCTTACTTTCCCCATTTGAACATCAAGGACGATTACTTCTTTTCTAGAGGGATAGTGTTGTTTTAATCTGGGAGCATGATTTGGACACAAGCCACAAATGAAAGCATTTTCAGGCTCACATTTCCAGCCCCAAGATTCTGATCTTCACTTACCTCTGAAGTTGTTCGAGTTGGAGATGCTGGTATTTATATGACTGATGGCTCTTCTTTCTGGTCTGTGCAAACTGCCAAACCCTTGCACAGGGGGAATCTGATGAGCAGAACAGAGCTCAAAGGTTCAGAATGTAATCATGGTTCTGGTTGTGGCAGATCTGGGAGTTCTGCCAGTAAGTTGGGTACATATAGAACATTGTCCCCAAATTTCTGTAAAAAGTACTCAAGGAGtacttttttttgtctctttgtgcTGCAGGTAATGCAGGTAAAAGTCAAACACTGGAGAACTGCAGgagtctcccctcccccaacacacacatttcCTGGATGTCTGTGATTGTATGGGTAGTGAAGGATCTGagtatctctttttttctaacattAGTGTAATGACTTTTGTAACATCCTATCCGTCTCTATGTTAACTTCTCCACGGTTAGCATTAGCCTAACACTACCTGAGCACAATGTCCTGTGGGTTTTGAGCTACTGAAAAAACAGACCTCTGCCAAGAGAGCTTGGAAAGGCCACCCAATACGGAGATTTACAACACAGACTTaacctggattcaaattctaGTTCCCACTTACTTTGGGTGAGTCACTAATCTTCTCCATGCATCAATTTCCTCATTGACAAAGTGGATTAATAGCGGTGCTTTcctcatagggttattgtgagggtTCCATGTATGATTATCTGTTAAGCACTTAGAACCAATGTCTGAAATACAGGCAGTGATTGCAGGTTAGTTACATCAACAAATGAGAGTGTTACCCAATGAAGTGTCAAGCATCACCCAGTTTAATACCAAATTTACTGTCAGTATTTAACATGTATTAGCTAGTACTCTCAATGACCCTATGAGTTTAGTACtatcattcctattttacagatacagaaactgagacacagaggagTTAAGCAACTCCTTGAAGTTCTTAAGGgcaagatataaataaataaataagaaactaaGTAAGTAAATAGACACAGCCTAATTGTGGCTATCTCATTTTAGCTGTTTTCAGAAAATCCATACAGATCAATAAGGAGCAAATAAATCACTCCACACATAACCGTCAGCCTAGTGAGGAAATAGAGAATGTTACAAATTTGAATCTGTCAGGAGAGAAATAAACACCCCAATTCAGCAGATGCGGTGTCAGAGTCCATGTCTgtgcgtgcgtgcttagtcactcggtcacgtccaactcttagagaccccatggactgtagcccatgaggatcctctgtcgatgggatttttcaagcaagaatactggactaggttgccatctccttctccaggggatcttcccgacccagagatcgaacctgcgtctcttgtgtcacaggcggattctttacccgctgaaccatcaaggaagcgGAGACATAGGAAGACCACAGAGACGGGATGCCTGGAAATGAGGCAGGGGCACTGGGCTTCACACAGGACACAGGTAAGATAACCCTCAGAAAAGGAGTCTGAACGCAAACAGAGGAATACTGAGAACAAGGCTGACATCTACAGTAGATCCCTGGATCCTGAAAATCAAAAGGAGAGGTGCAAGTGCAGGAAACCCTAAACAGGCAAACACAGGAAGACACCATTTCTCAGAGTGCCAACAGTGACACAGAAACGGCAGGACCTCTTGTGGACTTAGAGGCCGTGGGAAAGAAGGAAGCTAGAGGAAGTCAGTGGGTCCTCAGAGTCCAAACACCTGGTTATACAGGTGACTCATTTCCTCTGGAGCCGATCAAGCCCAGTCTCGTTTATACCATTTCCATTTGCCAGGGAACCGCCTCTATGCACTGCCCCCTATTTTGAGACTTCATAGATCAGATAACCCCCAAGTTGTGATGGAACCTTCCAGTTGCAGAGTGGTTTGATATTCCCTGGTTAGACATGGTCTTTACCAGGGTTTGCTAGCAAGGAAAAAGCTGCTTCAAAAATGGAAACTATCTGACAACAGAAGAGAAAGTCTGACCTCAATACAGGTGTGTATTCTTTGATTCTCCTACTGGAACTTGCAAAGAGACCAGTCAGCATCTTAACCAACCACAGACACTTTGTATACTGCATGTGCTAGGAGGCAAGACCCAAGGGGCAGGCAACTTGCAAAATATCCTGGCCCTGTTGCAGAAATATTCCTTAATCTGGATTCCACTCAAAACTAGCAGccttggactcccctggtggtccagtggatgagaatctgcctgtcagtgcaggggacatgggttcaatcccctgtctgggaaggttccacatgccgcggagcaattaagcctgtgttctagagccgaagagccacaactactgaaccagcacgctgcaagtactgaagcccatgcgcctataaccagtgctctgcaacaagagaagtcactgcaatgagaagcccatgcacagcagcaaagagcagcccccaatcgctgcaactagagaaagcccacgtgtggctctgaagacccagtgcagccaaaaataaaaatcaatgaattaattatcttaaaaaaCTATCAGCCTTATGTTCCCCCAGAAAGTCAATGAGAGCAGAGTGCCCCCAGAGTGGCCTTTATTGTCTCCAAAATCCAAACAGCTCCACCAAGGAAgatccctggtggtgcagtagttaggactcggtgctttcatTGTTGtggtctgggttcagtccctagttagggagctaagatcctgcaagctgtgtgtcatggccaaaaaccaaagcaacaacaacaaaacaaggaGCCCCACTGTGTCTTTCTTCACGGTGGGCAGCAGAAGGTGCAGCAGCTTGTCTGCTGCCTCAGAGGGACTTTCCTATACGCCTGGACAGCTAGATCTCTGGAAATGTTACCAGCAGAGCAAGTCCTGGACTCTTGTCAGGTGTCAGGCTACTGTCAGTCTGGACTGTTGCCCCACCCTCTGGCATGCAAGTGCTAAAGCACCTAGGATGCCTGCTATTTCCATTCTCTATGGCCAGTGAGCAGAGTGTCATATGTGTGATGAATCCTCCGTGATGGTCCATGGAATACCAAGGGATCAAAGTCTTTTCAGACTATGAAGTCAAAAGCCCaaagacaaacacatgaaaagatgctcaacatcactcattatcagagaaatgcaaatcaaaacctcaatgaggtaccaatacacgccagtcaggatggctgctatccaaaagtctataagaaataaatgctggagagggtgtggagaaaagggaaccttcttacactgttggtgggaatgcaaactagtacagccactatggagaacagtgtggagattccttaaaaaactggaaatagaactaccatgtgacccagcaatcccactcctgggcatacacaccaaggaaaccagatctgaaagagacacatgcaccccaatgttcatcgcagcactgtttacaattgccaggatatgaaagcaatctagatgcccatcagcagatgaatggatgaggaagctgtggtacatatacaccatggaatattactcagccattaaaaagaattcatttgaatcagttctaatgagatgggtgaaactggagcccattatacagagtgaagtaagccagaaagataaagaccaatacagtatactaacacatatatatggaatttaaaaagatggtaacgataaccctatatgcaagacagaaaaagagacacacatgcacggaacagacttttagactgtgggagaaggcaagggtggaatgttctgagagaatagcactgaaacaagtatactatcaaggatgaaacagatcaccagcccaggttggatgcatgagacaagtgctcagggctagtgcaatgggaagacccagagggatgggatggagagggaggcaggagaggggatcaggaaggggaacacatgtaaatccatggctgattcatgtcaatgtatagcaaaaactactatgatattgtaaagtaattagcctccaactaataaaaataaatgggggggatcataaaaaagaaaaaaagcccaaaGAGATGAATTAGTCATTAAGTAAGACACCAAGGGTCTATTGCTAGGTCTGTACATGGGAGAAAGCTACTTCCGATTATCTTGGTTGATAGGAACGAGAGGTAAAAATTTGCTAGGGGAAACTCTGGAACTTGAGAGGAGAACAAATCacgtaataaataaatatatagagagacagacagacaatagataatgaatgaatgaataaggcaTGGCAACCACGAGCCCATGTGTTTGTCACAAACAGATCACTCCTGATCTGCGATTTTCTGTAGGCAGGGACTTGACCTTTTGGAGACCCAGATCATGGCAAAGTCTGCATTGGTTTCCTCCTTTGTCTCCACAGATTTCCATGTCTTCCAAGGGACCCCCCACTCCTCCCTTTTATATAATAAAGAGGCCATTGTTTAttctaataaaaacagaaatgaagtggTATCCGGGCAAGCACTCCTCTTTCCTAGCCATAGCATTCTAGGTGTGGCCTCTGAGTTCTTTAGAGCAGGATGGACTGTCCAGAGAGGGTCAGGGTACCAGTCACCACAGGGAGAAGTGCAGCTGCTTCCAGTAAATTCATGGTGCATGGTGTTCACCAGTGGTAAGGAATAGGTCAGCCTGGTACCTGTGATACAACAATGAAGTAGGACACAATGTCCACGGGAGGTCATTCACCATGTGGCCCTGGGCAGGTGATTTTGCCTCTCCTAACAGTCTGTCCCAGGGTGTTTGAGGGGATTGTCAAACATTGGGAAAATGCTTGTAGAGTGAGATTATCTGAGGAAGGACCACATAAGAACTCCTATAGAGCATGCCCTTAGCACCCAACTACCTCCAATAATGTCTGAGTTGCTAGTGGATCATGATCTctttcctaaggcccc contains:
- the WFDC11 gene encoding protein WFDC11; the protein is MVSIMKFWTPLLMMFLCMFLLSVLGGVKERYNRGELFLEECWGQPTIRDCSKRCSRSFRCVEINHTCCWTYCGNICWENTLITEEAKTLPSH